The Streptomonospora litoralis genome window below encodes:
- a CDS encoding DeoR/GlpR family DNA-binding transcription regulator, whose amino-acid sequence MLAAQRQALILEQVRAAGGVRVTELVESFDVSDMTVRRDLDALEARGLLRKVHGGAVAPHRHSTEEPGFEINATRQEEEKQAIAAVAARLVEPHSAIGLSAGTTTCAVAHRLRDTPGLTVVTNCLRVADVFYRSARPDQTVVLTGGFRTPSDALVGPLAVAAVRSLHLDTLLLGVHGMDVGAGLTTPNLMEGETDQALVEAARKLVVVADHTKWATVGISTIAPLERCDVLVTDAGLEQDARQAIADRVGGLMIAGEDREQERDEPAHGGGRATGA is encoded by the coding sequence ATGCTGGCCGCGCAGCGACAGGCACTGATCCTCGAACAGGTGCGGGCCGCCGGCGGGGTCCGCGTCACCGAGCTCGTCGAGAGCTTCGACGTCTCCGACATGACCGTGCGGCGCGACCTCGACGCCTTGGAGGCCCGCGGCCTGCTGCGCAAGGTCCACGGCGGGGCGGTGGCTCCGCACCGGCACAGCACCGAGGAACCGGGCTTCGAGATCAACGCGACCCGCCAGGAGGAAGAGAAGCAGGCGATCGCCGCCGTCGCCGCGCGCCTCGTGGAACCCCACAGCGCCATCGGCCTCTCGGCGGGCACGACCACCTGCGCCGTCGCCCACCGCCTGCGCGACACCCCCGGCCTGACGGTGGTCACCAACTGCCTGCGCGTCGCCGACGTGTTCTACCGTTCGGCCCGGCCCGACCAGACCGTCGTGCTGACAGGCGGTTTCCGCACCCCCTCCGACGCCCTGGTGGGGCCGCTGGCCGTCGCCGCCGTGCGCAGCCTGCACCTGGACACGCTGCTGCTGGGGGTGCACGGGATGGACGTCGGCGCGGGCCTGACCACGCCCAACCTGATGGAAGGCGAGACCGACCAGGCGCTGGTCGAGGCCGCGCGCAAGCTCGTGGTCGTGGCCGACCACACCAAATGGGCGACGGTGGGCATCTCCACCATCGCGCCGCTGGAGCGCTGCGACGTGCTGGTCACCGACGCAGGGCTGGAACAGGACGCCCGCCAGGCGATCGCCGACCGCGTCGGCGGGCTGATGATCGCCGGTGAGGACCGGGAACAGGAGCGCGACGAGCCGGCCCATGGCGGAGGGCGGGCCACGGGCGCATAG
- a CDS encoding RidA family protein, protein MPKRAVHAHEAAPPGGPYSHAVVAGDFVYLSGATPHLRDRSLVEGPFTEQARTTFDNLAAVAAAAGASLADAVRVGVYLRDLGDFAAMNELFADYFRTEPPARTTLQADLPGFAIEVDAVLYRPR, encoded by the coding sequence ATGCCCAAGCGAGCCGTCCACGCCCACGAGGCCGCCCCTCCCGGCGGCCCGTACTCCCACGCGGTCGTCGCCGGCGACTTCGTCTACCTCTCCGGAGCCACCCCGCACCTGCGGGACCGCTCATTGGTGGAGGGTCCGTTCACCGAGCAGGCCCGCACCACCTTCGACAACCTCGCCGCGGTCGCCGCGGCCGCCGGGGCGAGCCTGGCCGACGCGGTACGCGTCGGCGTGTACCTGCGCGACCTGGGCGACTTCGCGGCGATGAACGAACTGTTCGCGGATTACTTCCGCACCGAGCCGCCGGCGCGGACGACGCTGCAGGCCGACCTGCCCGGCTTCGCGATCGAGGTCGACGCGGTGCTCTACCGGCCGCGGTAA
- a CDS encoding sodium:solute symporter family protein → MTALAQEPLRLDATAVDYTLLALYFVFVLGIGFLARRSVSTSLDFFLSGRSLPAWVTGLAFIAANLGAIEIIGMSANGAQYGMATMHYFWVGAVPAMLFLGIVMMPFYYGSKVRSVPEFMNRRFGKAAHLVNGISFAAAQILIAGINLFLLATIVDALLGWPLWLSLIVAAAIVLSYTALGGLSAAIYNEVLQFFVIVAALLPLTLAGLNRVGGWSGLVDEITNSPQGAEQLSAWPGNSLTGFESDILSVFGIVLGLGFVLAFGYWTTNFVEVQRAMASKSMSAAMRTPIIGAFPKLFIPFIVVIPGMIAGVTASEMVALKAGENANVEYNDAILLLMRDLLPNGLLGVALAGLLASFMAGMAANLSSFNTVFTYDIWQAYVVKNRPDSYYLRMGPWVTVVATVGAVGTAFIASGYSNLMNYLQQLFSFFNAPLFATFILGMYWKRMTPHAGWSGLVAGTAAAIIVFILGETGVLGLSAQGASFVGAGAAFVVDIVVSVVVSMFTRPRPDSELVGLVHSLTPREQRRPSHTGEDAGWYRRPALLAGIALVITIALNFIFA, encoded by the coding sequence GTGACCGCCCTAGCACAAGAGCCACTGCGGCTGGACGCCACCGCCGTCGATTACACCCTGCTCGCGCTGTACTTCGTGTTCGTGCTGGGGATCGGCTTCCTCGCCCGCCGGTCGGTATCGACCAGCCTGGACTTCTTCCTGTCCGGGCGCTCGCTGCCGGCCTGGGTGACGGGCCTGGCCTTCATCGCGGCCAACCTCGGCGCCATCGAGATCATCGGGATGTCGGCCAACGGTGCCCAGTACGGCATGGCGACCATGCACTACTTCTGGGTCGGCGCCGTACCGGCGATGCTGTTCCTCGGCATCGTGATGATGCCGTTCTACTACGGCTCCAAGGTGCGCAGCGTCCCCGAGTTCATGAACCGGCGCTTCGGCAAGGCGGCGCACCTGGTCAACGGCATCAGCTTCGCCGCGGCCCAGATCCTGATCGCCGGCATCAACCTGTTCCTGCTGGCCACCATCGTCGACGCGCTGCTGGGCTGGCCGCTGTGGCTGTCCCTGATCGTCGCCGCCGCCATCGTGCTCAGCTACACCGCACTCGGCGGGCTCTCCGCGGCCATCTACAACGAGGTGCTGCAGTTCTTCGTCATCGTCGCCGCGCTGCTGCCGCTGACCCTGGCCGGGCTCAACCGCGTCGGCGGCTGGTCGGGGCTGGTCGATGAGATCACCAACAGCCCGCAGGGCGCGGAGCAGCTCTCCGCCTGGCCCGGCAACTCGCTGACCGGCTTCGAGAGCGACATCCTCAGCGTCTTCGGCATCGTGCTGGGCCTGGGCTTCGTGCTGGCGTTCGGCTACTGGACGACCAACTTCGTCGAGGTCCAGCGCGCGATGGCCTCCAAGAGCATGTCGGCCGCTATGCGCACCCCGATCATCGGCGCCTTCCCCAAGCTGTTCATCCCCTTCATCGTCGTGATCCCCGGCATGATCGCCGGCGTCACCGCCTCGGAGATGGTGGCCCTCAAGGCCGGCGAGAACGCCAACGTCGAGTACAACGACGCCATCCTGCTGCTGATGCGCGACCTGCTGCCCAACGGCCTGCTCGGTGTCGCGCTGGCGGGTCTGCTGGCCTCGTTCATGGCCGGCATGGCCGCCAACCTCAGTTCGTTCAACACGGTGTTCACCTACGACATCTGGCAGGCCTACGTCGTCAAGAACCGGCCCGACTCCTACTACCTGAGGATGGGTCCCTGGGTGACCGTGGTCGCCACCGTGGGCGCCGTGGGCACCGCGTTCATCGCCTCCGGCTACTCCAACCTGATGAACTACCTGCAGCAGCTGTTCTCGTTCTTCAACGCCCCGCTGTTCGCCACGTTCATCCTCGGTATGTACTGGAAGCGGATGACGCCGCACGCCGGCTGGAGCGGTCTGGTCGCCGGTACCGCGGCGGCGATCATCGTGTTCATCCTCGGCGAGACCGGCGTGCTGGGGCTCTCCGCGCAGGGCGCCAGCTTCGTGGGCGCGGGTGCGGCCTTCGTCGTCGACATCGTGGTGAGCGTCGTGGTCAGCATGTTCACCCGGCCCAGGCCCGACTCCGAACTGGTGGGCCTGGTGCACTCGCTGACGCCGCGCGAGCAGCGCCGCCCGTCCCACACCGGTGAGGACGCCGGGTGGTATCGGCGGCCGGCCCTGCTCGCCGGTATCGCCCTGGTGATCACCATCGCCCTGAACTTCATCTTCGCCTAG
- a CDS encoding amidohydrolase family protein, which produces MWDLLLRGGRVVDPACGLDAVADVAVRGGRVAEVRPHASAPHGSDGAATDAAEVVDAGGRLVVPGLVDMHTHLWHGATYWGLDPDPIAWRTGVTTWVDAGSAGAYSMDGLHRFAADAARVRVHALINVSALGLVAETGEHHDLDNLDVDTATAVAARHGGFVRGVKARIDARTVGRHGVEPLRRAAELARRLERPLMVHVGYGPPAIADIVPFLTEGDIMTHCASGCPADLVEDGRLTDATRRALDAGVVFDLGHGSGALAFDVLEAELAAGVRPVASSDLHARSVHGPAFDLPTVLTKLVAAGTDLAEAVAAATVRPARALGLDAGTLAPGAVADIAVFDVEQGRFPVLDVHGGMRESPVRLTNTATYVGGRLLPPCAAEAPPPWIPLSPAQHRAEQERVHNIRSAVRRLDRPEDFDEPFPRADA; this is translated from the coding sequence ATGTGGGATCTACTGCTGCGCGGAGGCCGCGTCGTCGATCCCGCCTGCGGGTTGGACGCCGTCGCCGACGTGGCGGTCCGCGGCGGCCGCGTCGCCGAGGTGCGGCCGCACGCCTCCGCGCCCCACGGCTCGGACGGCGCCGCGACCGACGCGGCCGAGGTCGTCGACGCGGGCGGCCGACTGGTGGTCCCCGGCCTGGTCGACATGCACACCCACCTCTGGCACGGCGCCACCTACTGGGGGCTGGACCCCGACCCGATCGCCTGGCGCACCGGGGTGACCACGTGGGTCGACGCCGGGTCCGCGGGCGCCTACAGCATGGACGGGCTGCACCGGTTCGCCGCGGATGCGGCGCGGGTGCGGGTGCACGCGCTGATCAACGTGTCGGCACTGGGCCTGGTCGCCGAGACGGGCGAGCACCACGATCTGGACAACCTGGACGTCGACACCGCGACGGCCGTCGCCGCGCGCCACGGCGGGTTCGTGCGCGGAGTCAAGGCCCGGATCGACGCGCGCACGGTCGGTCGGCACGGGGTGGAGCCGCTGCGCCGCGCAGCCGAACTCGCCCGGCGGCTGGAGCGCCCGCTGATGGTGCACGTCGGCTACGGGCCGCCCGCCATCGCCGACATCGTGCCCTTTTTGACCGAGGGCGACATCATGACCCACTGCGCCTCGGGCTGCCCGGCCGACCTGGTCGAAGACGGGCGGCTCACCGACGCCACGCGCCGCGCGCTGGATGCCGGCGTCGTCTTCGACCTCGGCCACGGCTCCGGCGCCCTGGCGTTCGACGTGCTGGAGGCGGAGCTGGCCGCGGGCGTGCGCCCGGTCGCCTCTTCCGATCTGCACGCCCGCTCGGTGCACGGTCCGGCCTTCGACCTGCCGACCGTACTGACCAAGCTGGTCGCCGCCGGAACCGACCTCGCCGAGGCCGTCGCCGCCGCCACGGTGCGCCCGGCGCGGGCCCTGGGGCTCGACGCCGGAACACTGGCGCCGGGCGCGGTCGCCGACATCGCCGTCTTCGACGTCGAACAGGGCCGCTTCCCGGTCCTCGACGTGCACGGCGGCATGCGGGAGTCACCCGTGCGCCTGACGAACACCGCCACCTACGTCGGCGGCCGCCTCCTGCCTCCCTGCGCCGCCGAGGCGCCGCCGCCTTGGATCCCGCTCAGTCCGGCGCAGCACCGGGCCGAGCAGGAGCGCGTCCACAACATCCGATCGGCCGTCCGCCGCCTCGACCGCCCCGAGGACTTCGACGAGCCCTTCCCCAGGGCGGACGCGTGA
- a CDS encoding alanine racemase: MTESASSATPAGGSAAVAGTGLPAEELAALDADRVEARSLPASPVSAAEVRAAGLRLDDLWLPAVVLHEDALRHNLDRFARWCSEHGAELAPHGKTTMSPHLWSAQLDRGAWALTAATVAQARVMRRFGASRVLIANEVVEPGQLAWLAEALDDPDFTPMCLVDSEAQAAAMETALAAAPRPLPVLVEIGVAGRRTGVRDPGDALALARRVAASARLRLAGVEGYEGVFPQRRDGDAPERARAWLDALAEFAARADSEGLFAAVEEIVVTAGGSAYPDLAADALAAVPALSRPLRPVIRSGCYLTHDDLFMERASPLRSAADPAPLRPALTCYARVLSCPEPGRALLGAGKRDVSFDIDLPRPRAVLRDGRRTAVGEGVRVVELNDHHAFLDVAESAGDAVPQVGDVVELGLSHPCTVFDKWPLIPVLDSRRRVVDAVRTLF; the protein is encoded by the coding sequence ATGACCGAATCCGCATCCTCCGCCACCCCGGCGGGGGGCTCCGCTGCCGTCGCCGGGACGGGGCTGCCCGCGGAGGAACTCGCCGCGCTCGACGCCGACCGCGTCGAAGCGCGCTCGCTGCCCGCGAGTCCCGTCAGCGCGGCCGAGGTCCGCGCGGCCGGGCTGCGGCTGGACGACCTGTGGCTGCCCGCTGTGGTGCTGCACGAGGACGCGCTGCGGCACAACCTGGACCGGTTCGCCCGCTGGTGCTCCGAGCACGGGGCCGAACTGGCACCGCACGGCAAGACGACCATGTCGCCGCACCTGTGGTCGGCCCAGCTCGACCGCGGCGCCTGGGCCCTGACCGCCGCCACGGTCGCCCAGGCGCGGGTGATGCGCCGATTCGGCGCCTCCCGGGTGCTGATCGCCAACGAGGTCGTGGAGCCGGGCCAGCTCGCCTGGCTCGCCGAGGCGCTGGACGATCCGGACTTCACCCCGATGTGCCTGGTCGACTCCGAAGCGCAGGCGGCGGCGATGGAGACCGCGCTCGCGGCGGCGCCGCGCCCCCTGCCCGTCCTCGTCGAGATCGGAGTGGCCGGTCGGCGCACCGGCGTGCGCGACCCCGGCGACGCGCTCGCCTTGGCGCGCCGCGTGGCGGCGAGCGCCCGTCTGCGGCTCGCCGGCGTCGAAGGCTACGAGGGCGTCTTCCCGCAGCGCCGCGACGGCGACGCGCCCGAGCGTGCGCGCGCGTGGCTGGATGCGCTGGCGGAGTTCGCGGCCCGCGCCGACTCCGAGGGGCTCTTCGCCGCGGTGGAGGAGATCGTGGTCACCGCGGGCGGCAGTGCCTACCCCGACCTCGCCGCCGACGCACTGGCCGCCGTGCCCGCGCTGTCGCGCCCGCTGCGCCCGGTCATCCGCTCCGGCTGCTACCTCACCCACGACGACCTGTTCATGGAACGCGCCTCCCCGCTGCGCAGCGCCGCCGACCCGGCACCGCTGCGCCCGGCGCTGACCTGCTACGCCCGCGTACTGTCGTGTCCGGAGCCGGGACGCGCCCTGCTGGGGGCGGGCAAGCGCGACGTGTCCTTCGACATCGACCTTCCCCGCCCCCGGGCGGTGCTGCGCGACGGACGGCGCACGGCCGTGGGCGAGGGCGTGCGGGTGGTGGAACTCAACGACCACCACGCCTTCCTGGACGTGGCGGAGTCCGCGGGCGACGCGGTGCCGCAGGTGGGCGATGTGGTGGAGCTGGGCCTGTCGCACCCCTGCACGGTCTTCGACAAGTGGCCGCTCATTCCGGTCCTGGACTCCCGAAGGCGCGTCGTCGACGCCGTTCGTACCCTGTTCTGA